A section of the Salvelinus sp. IW2-2015 unplaced genomic scaffold, ASM291031v2 Un_scaffold16347, whole genome shotgun sequence genome encodes:
- the LOC112080508 gene encoding cystatin-F-like, which produces MLLLFSGLCLCSIVSCQRYTSVPGSPYNISTDNKGVLKAVLHGAYSFNNQTNDAFLFKPSAIEKAERQLVKGFKYILEVDLSRTVCRKKGHKDADLANCKFQPDGLLQQTFHCDFEVWTMPWLHFMKTTYFVCSPSDRPPTSS; this is translated from the exons ATGCTTCTGCTCTTCTCTGGCTTGTGCCTGTGCTCAATTG TCAGTTGCCAAAGGTATACGTCTGTGCCTGGCTCTCCCTATAACATCAGCACGGATAACAAGGGGGTCCTAAAGGCGGTCCTTCACGGGGCCTACTCATTTAACAACCAGACCAATGATGCTTTTCTCTTCAAGCCATCTGCAATCGAGAAAGCAGAAAGACAG CTTGTAAAGGGGTTCAAATACATTCTGGAAGTAGACCTCTCACGGACTGTGTGCCGCAAAAAGGGGCACAAAGACGCAGACCTGGCCAACTGCAAGTTCCAACCAGATGGTTTGTTACAGCAG ACATTCCACTGTGACTTTGAGGTTTGGACTATGCCTTGGCTCCACTTCATGAAGACTACCTATTTTGTTTGCAGTCCATCTGACCGACCTCCCACTTCTTCATGA